From Methanomicrobiales archaeon HGW-Methanomicrobiales-1, a single genomic window includes:
- a CDS encoding chemotaxis protein CheW: MLQIVEFLLGNERYAIDLFDVKEVVEYTTVTKLPNTASYMKGIIDLRGEITTIIDLKERLHINAGSTIPEENCRIIVLDEKITNAKTGIMVDDVLSVSTFDMSDIDKTSAADNHEDAAILGIIKKKVRDKDLEKNDLIIWIDIKYLLKDIC; encoded by the coding sequence ATGCTGCAGATCGTCGAGTTCCTGCTCGGAAACGAACGATATGCTATCGATCTTTTCGATGTCAAAGAGGTTGTGGAGTACACGACCGTCACCAAGCTCCCAAACACTGCCTCCTATATGAAAGGCATTATCGATCTCCGCGGTGAAATCACCACAATCATCGACCTGAAAGAGCGGCTTCACATCAACGCTGGATCAACGATACCGGAAGAGAACTGCCGGATCATTGTACTCGATGAGAAGATTACAAACGCAAAGACCGGGATTATGGTTGACGATGTATTATCGGTTTCTACATTCGATATGAGTGATATCGACAAGACATCGGCAGCTGACAATCATGAGGATGCGGCGATTCTCGGTATCATCAAAAAGAAAGTCAGGGATAAGGATCTTGAGAAGAATGATCTTATCATCTGGATTGATATCAAGTACCTGCTCAAAGATATCTGCTAA
- the ade gene encoding adenine deaminase — protein MTVFSLDTINAARGNAPADAVFKNAKLFNPFTCTWDEGTLAVKDGIILGIGDYTGKTEYDLADRYIVPGLIDAHVHIESSLLTPGEYTRLVAQHGTATVVADPHEIANVAGIAGIDWMLAHRAGLPVDIRYMLPSCVPATPMDVGGAVLDAADLARFKDREGVSGLGEVMNFPGVLGADPGIGKKLELFTVRDGHAPLLSGKDLNAYILAGLQSDHECTRRDEAEEKLKKGMYIYIREGSTEHNIEELASLITPVTAPRCCFATDDCHVDLLMADGHIDRCIRKAIACGVAPELAIRMATLSAAERFRLTDRGALAPGCRADFCIIDDPQKFTVLKVFVAGKVLADSMPVQGPTLPPAFRCTVPSADAIRIHGNGTARVIGIVPHQIVTDSLKVPINEHARTENDILKVVVCNRYGTGACGVGLVQGFKFSQGAITSSVAHDAHNLIAVGCSDAEILRAIDAVIHMNGGMVAIAGEQEVRLPLDCGGLMSTLPYPEVASRLEKLHAVTRKMGGIDDPFMYLSFLSLTVIPSLRITDRGVFDVNEFRDVPLFFSGK, from the coding sequence ATGACAGTTTTTTCTCTGGACACAATCAATGCAGCCCGGGGCAATGCACCTGCGGATGCAGTATTTAAAAACGCAAAGCTCTTCAACCCGTTCACCTGCACGTGGGATGAAGGAACCCTTGCCGTAAAAGACGGGATTATCCTTGGCATCGGGGATTATACCGGGAAAACTGAGTACGATCTTGCCGACAGGTACATTGTTCCCGGATTGATCGATGCCCATGTCCATATCGAAAGCTCGCTGCTCACTCCCGGAGAATACACAAGGCTGGTGGCGCAGCACGGGACAGCAACCGTTGTTGCAGATCCCCATGAGATTGCCAATGTAGCAGGTATTGCCGGTATTGACTGGATGCTGGCCCACCGGGCAGGGCTTCCCGTAGATATCCGGTATATGCTGCCTTCCTGCGTGCCGGCAACACCAATGGATGTCGGCGGGGCAGTCCTGGACGCTGCCGATCTCGCACGGTTTAAAGATCGTGAGGGGGTTTCAGGGCTTGGCGAGGTGATGAACTTTCCCGGTGTTCTTGGCGCAGATCCCGGGATTGGAAAGAAACTGGAACTTTTCACTGTCCGCGATGGCCACGCCCCCCTGCTTTCGGGAAAAGACCTGAATGCCTATATTCTTGCCGGACTCCAGAGCGACCATGAATGCACCCGCCGGGACGAGGCGGAAGAAAAACTGAAAAAAGGGATGTATATCTATATCCGGGAAGGTTCGACAGAACACAATATCGAAGAACTCGCCTCCCTTATCACGCCAGTCACCGCTCCCCGCTGCTGCTTTGCCACCGATGACTGCCATGTTGACCTGCTGATGGCAGACGGGCACATCGATCGTTGCATACGAAAGGCCATTGCCTGCGGCGTAGCACCGGAACTGGCGATCCGTATGGCCACGCTCTCCGCAGCAGAACGGTTCAGGCTTACGGATCGCGGCGCACTTGCACCCGGATGCCGGGCGGATTTCTGCATCATTGATGACCCGCAGAAATTTACGGTACTAAAGGTATTTGTTGCCGGAAAAGTTCTGGCAGATTCGATGCCAGTCCAGGGACCCACGTTGCCACCAGCTTTCCGGTGCACGGTTCCTTCCGCGGATGCAATCAGGATTCATGGCAACGGCACGGCACGGGTTATCGGGATTGTGCCGCACCAGATCGTAACGGATTCTCTCAAGGTCCCCATCAATGAACATGCCCGCACTGAAAACGACATACTCAAAGTAGTGGTCTGCAACCGGTACGGAACCGGTGCCTGTGGGGTCGGCCTTGTCCAGGGATTTAAGTTCAGTCAGGGTGCAATCACATCCAGTGTTGCCCATGATGCACACAACCTGATCGCGGTCGGTTGCAGCGATGCAGAAATCCTGCGGGCAATTGATGCCGTGATACATATGAACGGCGGCATGGTCGCAATTGCCGGAGAACAGGAAGTCAGACTCCCGCTTGACTGTGGCGGGCTTATGTCAACACTGCCCTACCCGGAGGTTGCGTCCCGCCTGGAGAAACTCCATGCGGTCACAAGAAAAATGGGCGGCATTGACGATCCGTTCATGTACCTTTCATTCCTCTCATTAACCGTAATTCCCTCGCTGCGTATCACGGACCGAGGTGTGTTCGATGTAAATGAGTTCAGGGATGTGCCATTGTTTTTTTCCGGGAAATAA
- a CDS encoding cysteine hydrolase, which translates to MKEALLVIDVQNEYFTGKLPVTFPERSFEKILLAMDHASVAHMPVIVIQHTNPAPESPTFRKGTMGWELHDEIKRRHADVIIEKNLPGSFTGTNLGDWLKEKGISIVTIAGYMTQMCCDTTSRQAFHRGYTVNFLSDATGTLGITNNAGTVTGEELHRAILVTQAMRFSRVLTTAEWIRQ; encoded by the coding sequence ATGAAAGAAGCTTTACTCGTAATTGACGTCCAGAACGAATATTTTACCGGGAAACTTCCCGTTACGTTTCCTGAGCGAAGTTTTGAAAAAATTCTTCTGGCAATGGATCATGCCAGCGTAGCGCACATGCCGGTTATCGTCATCCAGCACACAAATCCTGCACCGGAATCGCCAACATTCCGGAAGGGAACGATGGGATGGGAACTTCACGATGAGATCAAACGGCGACATGCTGATGTCATCATCGAGAAAAACCTGCCCGGAAGTTTTACCGGGACAAATCTCGGCGACTGGTTAAAGGAGAAGGGCATCTCGATCGTAACTATTGCCGGCTACATGACCCAGATGTGCTGCGATACGACCTCACGGCAGGCATTTCATCGCGGGTACACCGTGAACTTCCTGTCGGATGCAACCGGAACCCTCGGGATCACCAACAATGCAGGAACGGTGACTGGTGAGGAACTGCACCGAGCGATTCTTGTTACCCAGGCGATGCGCTTCTCGCGGGTCCTGACAACTGCTGAATGGATCCGGCAGTGA
- a CDS encoding chemotaxis protein CheW yields MTADSTGSVKSHETAGTVTPPLSNGSTGIARQQDSFQVLEFLLGKEHFAIDLFDVREVVEYTTITKLPNTLPYMKGIIDLRGEITTIIDLKERLHIPREPEQSDETGRIIVLDEKLTGAKTGILVDDVLAVSTFEKCDVDAASTAGAGDDAAILGIIKKRAKDKDNSVHELVIWIDIRETLSHIEKNV; encoded by the coding sequence ATGACCGCTGACAGCACAGGATCAGTAAAATCCCACGAAACTGCGGGAACGGTTACACCGCCGTTGTCTAACGGGAGCACTGGTATTGCACGGCAGCAGGATTCATTCCAGGTACTGGAATTCCTCCTGGGAAAAGAGCACTTTGCAATCGATCTCTTCGATGTGCGGGAAGTGGTAGAGTATACCACAATCACCAAACTTCCCAACACCCTTCCCTACATGAAAGGAATCATTGATCTTCGTGGTGAAATTACCACGATCATCGATCTCAAGGAGCGACTCCACATCCCCCGCGAACCGGAACAATCCGATGAGACGGGCAGGATTATTGTCCTCGATGAAAAACTGACCGGGGCAAAGACCGGCATCCTGGTCGATGATGTACTGGCCGTCTCCACCTTTGAAAAATGTGATGTAGACGCTGCATCAACGGCCGGGGCCGGCGATGATGCCGCGATTCTCGGTATCATCAAAAAGCGTGCAAAGGACAAGGATAACTCCGTGCATGAACTGGTCATCTGGATAGATATCCGGGAAACACTCAGCCATATCGAAAAAAATGTCTAG
- a CDS encoding methyl-accepting chemotaxis protein: MEFIDNLPLGKKITGSFLVIGLIFAIVAFVEFTMYSAGTVVLLSIIGFIGAIGMGILLTQSIAEPVQRVTKNIGEIHKGHLGDRIKLNRKDEIGAMAEEMDKFSEDLQKYVVGTMKMIADGDLSRELKIRDDKDEIVPALKKTIDTLRGLIAESNKLSIAAVEGKLSVRGDAEKFKGGYWEIIAGINKTFDSVMLPLNEGMRVSHEYATGDFTARFDESVKTRGDYKNFKNSLDSIGTEVSKAMQGVNQQVTNLAANAEEANASVQEISAGANQIAKNATAVSVNTEKSAQGIGQVQQAMDDLSRAIQEVATKSESVAQLTTQSTNYSREGMELAKKTEGGMQGITKSSNDVNLIITGIKGQMDQISEIVDLITDLANQTNLLALNAAIEAARAGDAGRGFAVVATEVKSLAVESRSSAERIAGMIDKLQAQTNSAVDAVSAANSGVNEGSRALGETIASFSKIAESIDKISQHVSEVAAAAEEQAASIEEVAASVSEVMTLINNSSKEAMDSAAASEESSAAIDQITRVVGNVNTVVDNVSKEVSRFKC; encoded by the coding sequence ATGGAATTTATTGACAACCTTCCTCTCGGAAAAAAGATCACCGGATCATTTCTTGTAATCGGACTGATCTTTGCTATCGTAGCGTTCGTTGAATTCACTATGTACAGTGCAGGAACTGTAGTCCTGTTAAGTATCATCGGTTTTATTGGTGCAATTGGCATGGGGATCCTCCTTACCCAGAGCATCGCAGAACCCGTTCAGCGGGTGACAAAGAACATTGGCGAGATTCACAAAGGTCACCTCGGCGATCGAATCAAACTCAACCGCAAGGATGAGATTGGTGCGATGGCTGAAGAGATGGACAAATTCTCTGAAGATCTCCAGAAATATGTTGTCGGCACCATGAAGATGATTGCCGATGGTGACCTCTCCCGTGAACTCAAAATCCGGGATGACAAGGATGAGATCGTTCCTGCCCTTAAAAAGACCATCGATACGTTGAGAGGCCTTATAGCTGAATCGAATAAACTCTCGATTGCCGCAGTAGAAGGAAAACTTTCCGTCCGCGGAGATGCTGAAAAATTCAAGGGTGGGTACTGGGAGATTATTGCCGGTATCAACAAGACGTTTGACAGCGTCATGCTTCCGCTTAATGAAGGCATGCGGGTCTCACACGAGTACGCGACCGGTGACTTCACCGCCCGGTTCGATGAATCGGTGAAAACGAGAGGGGATTACAAGAACTTCAAAAATTCCCTGGACAGCATAGGTACTGAAGTATCAAAAGCAATGCAGGGTGTTAACCAGCAGGTAACAAATCTTGCAGCAAATGCTGAAGAGGCAAATGCCAGTGTCCAGGAGATTTCAGCCGGGGCAAACCAGATTGCAAAGAACGCTACCGCAGTCAGTGTAAATACGGAAAAGTCCGCCCAGGGTATTGGACAAGTGCAGCAGGCAATGGATGATCTTTCCCGGGCAATCCAGGAAGTTGCCACGAAATCCGAATCAGTGGCCCAGCTCACTACGCAATCGACAAATTACAGCCGTGAAGGGATGGAACTTGCAAAGAAAACCGAAGGCGGTATGCAGGGCATAACCAAATCCTCTAACGATGTAAATCTGATCATTACCGGGATCAAAGGCCAGATGGATCAGATCAGCGAGATTGTCGACCTGATTACGGATCTTGCAAACCAGACCAACCTGCTAGCACTCAACGCAGCTATTGAGGCAGCACGGGCAGGAGATGCAGGACGGGGATTTGCTGTAGTGGCAACCGAGGTCAAGTCGCTTGCTGTTGAATCACGTTCATCCGCAGAGCGCATCGCCGGCATGATCGATAAACTCCAGGCCCAGACAAACAGTGCAGTCGATGCTGTATCAGCAGCAAACTCAGGAGTCAATGAAGGGAGCCGTGCACTCGGGGAAACTATCGCAAGTTTCAGCAAGATCGCCGAATCAATTGATAAGATCAGCCAGCATGTAAGCGAAGTAGCGGCAGCGGCAGAAGAGCAGGCAGCATCCATAGAAGAGGTTGCAGCCAGTGTAAGCGAAGTTATGACATTGATCAACAACAGTTCCAAAGAGGCCATGGACTCTGCAGCTGCATCCGAAGAATCCAGTGCAGCAATTGACCAGATTACACGGGTTGTCGGCAATGTCAATACCGTTGTAGACAATGTATCCAAAGAAGTATCCCGGTTCAAGTGCTGA
- a CDS encoding N-acetyltransferase — MIALRKFTDEDIPGIKSWPPYPPEFSELDYSLRDGGWLDEYRTKAGTNIFVVTDPSGLAGFSIITKEDTGIAEFRIALHPDNLGKGIGKTATLLTLQQGFSDPDITRIRLIVRKNNPRARKLYETLRFRHTGECISVVNGKNVEFFTMVIDRKTFFTVDKT, encoded by the coding sequence ATGATTGCCCTGAGGAAATTTACTGATGAAGATATTCCCGGTATAAAATCCTGGCCTCCTTATCCTCCGGAGTTTTCCGAGCTGGATTACTCCCTGCGGGATGGTGGCTGGCTTGATGAGTACCGCACAAAAGCCGGTACGAATATTTTCGTGGTAACGGATCCGAGCGGGTTAGCGGGTTTTTCCATAATTACCAAAGAGGATACCGGCATAGCAGAATTCCGGATAGCCCTTCACCCTGACAATCTTGGCAAGGGAATAGGAAAGACCGCGACGCTCCTCACGCTTCAGCAGGGTTTTTCGGACCCTGATATTACCCGAATCCGGTTAATCGTGCGGAAGAATAATCCGCGTGCCAGGAAATTGTATGAAACTCTCCGGTTCAGACATACCGGTGAATGCATTTCGGTGGTCAATGGAAAGAATGTGGAATTTTTCACTATGGTGATTGACAGAAAAACATTTTTTACGGTGGATAAAACATGA